The Anaeromyxobacter sp. Fw109-5 genomic interval TGGCCCGCGAGCGCGCCGTACAGGTCGATGCCGAGGGCGGAGGACGAGACGAGCACGAGGGACGAGAGGCTCGACATCGACGCGGAGAAGACCATCAGCACGATCACGAGCACGAGCGCCTCGGGCAGCCCGGACGTCGTGATGAAGTGCGGCATGATCTTGTCCCAGATCGGGCCGGACGGACCGACGAGCTCGGGCGGGAGGCGCGCGCCGTAGCGGAGGTGGGTGAGGGCGCCGCTGTAGTACGCGCCGAACGCCATGAAGAGCGCGAAGACTCCGGCGATGACGAGCGCGCGCGTCACGTCGGCGCGGGAGCGGATCGAGTAGAACTTCTGGACCATCTGCGGGAGGGCCCACGGCCCGAGGCTGGTGATGAGGACCAGCGCCGCGAGCGTGAGCCACCCCGGCACCGCGACGCCGAGGGGCGTGCCCGCCCCCACCTGCTTCACCGCCACGAGCCCCGGCGCCATGGTGGCGGGGTCGCCCAGCAGCCGCCGCGTCGCCTCCAAGAAGCCGCCCGCCTCCGGCCGGTGCGCGAGCAGCCACACCATCGCCATCACGCCCGCGAACTCCACGATGCCGCGCACGAAGTCGCTCACCGCGACCGCGAAGTAGCCGCCCATCACCAGGTACACGGCGGTGATGGCGGTGAGGAGGTAGAGCGCGGTCTCGTAGCGGATGTGGAGGGTCATCTCGAACAGGTACGAGAGCCCCATGAGCACGGACGCGGAGTACGGGACGAGGAACACGAACACCACCAGCGCGGCCGCGATCTGGAGTCCGCGACAGCCGTACCGGGCGGCGAGGAACTGCGGCATGGTGATGGCGTCGAGGCGCGCCGTCATCTCGCGGGTGCGCCCGGCGAGCACCTTCCAGGCGAGGATGGTCCCGACCACCGTGTTGCCGAGGACGATCCAGAGCGTGTGGATCCCGAACGCCCAGCCCAGCTTCCCCGCGTAGCCGATGAAGAGGACGGCCGAGAAGTACGTCGTGCCGTAGGCGAACGCGCTCATCCACGGCCCGAGGCTGCGTCCCCCGATGAAGAAGTCGTGGACGTCCCGGGTCCGGCGCATGGCGAGCCAGCCCACGCCGATCATGACGGCCACGTACGCGACGACGATCCCCACGTAGACCCACGAAGTCATGGCGGACATGCTAGCTCGCCTGCACACCCCGGCGGGAGACCACTTCATGCCATCCACCATCTTCGAGCCGTTTCGGATCAAGTCGGTCGAGCCGATCCGCATGACCACGCGGGAGGAGCGGGCGCGCCTCCTGGAGCAGGCGAAGCTCAACCCGTTCCACCTGCGCGCCGAGGACGTCCTCCTCGACTTCCTCACCGACTCGGGAACCGGCGCGATGTCCGCTCGCCAGTGGGCCGCCCTCATCGAAGGGGACGAGAGCTACGCCGGGGCGCGGAGCTTCTTCCGCTTCGAGGAGGCCGTGCGGGACCTCACCGGCTACCCGCACGTCATCCCGACGCATCAGGGGCGGGCGGCGGAGCGGATCCTGTTCTCCGTCGCGACGAAGCCCGGCGACGTCGTCCCGTCGAACACGCACTTCGACACCACCCGGGCGAACCTCGAGTACGACGGCGTCGAGCCGCTCGACCTCGTCATCCCGGAGGGCCTCGAGCCGCGCACCCGCCATCCGTTCAAGGGAAACATCGACCTCGGCCGCGTGGAGCGCCTCCTGGCGGAGAAGGGCGAGCGGGTGCCGTTCGGCATGATCACGCTCACGAACAACTCCGGGGGCGGGCAGCCGGTGTCGCTGGAGAACGTGCGCGCCTACGCCGCGCTGCTCCGAGCGCACGGCAAGCCCCTCGTCCTCGACGCCTGCCGCTTCGCGGAGAACGCGATGTTCGTGAAGCTGCGCGAGCCCGGCCAGTCGGAGCGCACGCCCCGCGAGATCGCCCGGGAGCTCTTCTCGCTCGCGGACGGCTGCCTCGTCTCGGCGAAGAAGGATGGCCTCGCCAACATCGGCGGGTTCATCGCGCTGCGCGACGAGCGCTGGGTGGAGGCGGCGCGGAACCTGCTCATCCTCACCGAGGGCTTCCCGACGTACGGCGGCCTGGCCGGGCGGGATCTCGAGGCGATCGCGGTCGGGCTGGAGGAGGTCCTGCACGAGGACTACCTGCGCTACCGGCTGCGCACCGCCGAGTACCTCGGCGAGAAGCTCCTCCGGGGCGGCGTGGCCATCGTGGAGCCCACCGGCGGCCACGCGGTGTACCTCGACGCGCGGAGCTTCCTCCCCCACCTCGCCGCCGCGGACTATCCGGCCTGGGCGCTCTCGCTGGCGCTCTACCTGGAGGGCGGCATCCGCGGCGTGGAGATCGGGTCGGTGATGTTCGGCAAGCGGCTCGACGACGGCACCGAGACCTACCACCCGCTCGAGCTGGTGCGCCTCGCCTTCCCGCGCCGCGTATACACGCAGAGCCACTTCGACTACGCCGCCGAGGTGATCCTGGAGCTCAAGGCCAGGGCGCGGGACGTGCGAGGGGTGCGCTTCGCCCGCCAGGCGAGGTATCTCCGTCACTTCACGGCGGAGTTTCGCTGGGCGTGAGCGGCGAAGCCGTCGAAGGCGCACGAGACCGTCCCTCGACTCCGCTCCGCCGCTTGCGCGGCGGGGCGAGGTCGAGGGACGCAGCCGGAAGGAGCGAGCTCCCCCGTCGCAGGAGCCGAGACTACTTCGGCACTGCCCGCTCGAACTCCTTCACCTCCTCCGCGGACGGCGCGGGGTCGGTCTCGGGCGCCGGCGCGGCGGCGACGAGCGGCTTCGCCGGCTCCTGCGCCGCGGCGAGCGGGAGCGCGGGCGGGATGAGGCGCGTGTCGGGCTCGCGCGGGCTCGAGCAGGCGGATGCCGCCGCGATCGCGGCGGCGAGGGTGACGGGGACGAGCGGCAGGTACAGGCGGGGCATCGGGGCTCCTCGGGCTGCGGGTTCGAGGAGGGCGGTTGCAGCCGGCGTGCCCGTCGCGCGAGCGCGCGCGGACGGGCGATTCGTGGGAGTGGTGGACGGCGGGACACGGCAGGCGTGGCCGTACGCCCACGGCGCCGCTCCCCGGCGAGGGCCGCGCGACGACACCGCCGATCGGGTATCCATCGAGGCCGGTGGCCTCGGCGGTCCGCCAGGAGGGGTCGTCATGAGGGTCGGCTGGATCGTCGCCGCGCTCGCGGTCGCGGCTCCGGGCGTGGCGCGCGCCGTCGAGCCGTTCGTCGACGTCGAGATCGGCGTGGCCTGGGCGGGATATGACGACGTGCGCATCCCCGGCGACGGGGGGACGCTCATCTCGCTCACCGACGATCTCGACGCCTCGGCGGCGCCGTACTTCCGCGTGCGGCTCGGCGCGACGTTCGCCCGCCGGCACACGCTCTTCGCGTTCTTCACCCCCCTCCGGCTCGAGTCGCGCGGCACGCTGCCGTCCGAGGTCGCGTTCGCGGGCGAGACGTTCGCGGCGGGTGACGAGGTCCTCGCGCGCTTCCGCTTCGACTCGCCGCGGCTCACCTATCGCTACGGCCTGCTCCGCCGCGAGCGGCTCGACCTCGACGTCGGCGTCACCGCCAAGATCCGCGAGGCGGCCATCTCCCTCCAGGGCGATCGTTACGCGGAGCGGACCGACACCGGCTTCGTGCCGCTCCTGTCGTTCCGCGTGGCCTGGCGCCTCACGCCGGCGCTCGCGCTCGTCCTCGACGGCGACGCGCTCGCCGCGCCGCAGGGACGCGCCGAGGACGTCGTGGGCGCGCTCGAGGTGACGCTGCGGGAGGGGGTGCGGGCGCGCGTCGGGTACCGCCTTCTCGAGGGCGGCGCCGACAACGACGAGGTCTACACCTTCTCCCTCGTGCACCACCTCGGCGCCGGGATCACCGTCGCGCTGTAGGCCACCTGGCGTGTTCCTCGCCCTCTCGAAGACCCTCGACCTCGCGGTGGCGCCGCTCACCTGGGCGCTCGCGCTGCTCCTCTGCGCCGCGCTCCTCCACCGGCGCGCGCGGGCGGCGTGGACGCTCGGGCTCGCCGCGGCGGGCGTGCTCGTCGTGTTCTCCCTCGCGCCGGTCGCCAACGGCCTGCAGCGTTTCGTCGAGAGGGGCGCGGAGCGCACCTTCCGGCCGGGCGCGGTCTACGACGCGGCGATCGTCCTGTCGGGCCAGGTGGACGAGGCAGCCTCGCGGGCCAGCGGAGAGCTGGAGCTCGACGCCGCGGCCGATCGCGTCGTGCGCGGGCTCGAGCTGTGGCGGGCCGGGCGAGTCCGCCGCCTGCTGCTCTCCGGAGGGCCGCCCGCGGCGGTGCCGGGTGAGCCGTCCGAGGCGGAGCGGCTGCGCGACGCGCTCGTCCGCTGGGGCGTCCCCGCCGCGGCGATCCTGGTGGACCCGCAGAGCCGCAACACGCGCGAGAACGCGATCGCCTCCGCGCACCTCGCCGCCGAGCACGGGCTCCGCTCGCTGCTGCTCGTGACGAGCGCCGCGCATGCGCCGCGCGCGCTGGGCTGCTTCCGCGCGGTGGGCCTCTCGCCCGACGTGCTGCCGGTCGACCGGCGCACGGGGCCGAGTGGGAGCTGGCTGCCGCGGGCGGGCGCGCTCGAGCAGAGCACGGCGGTGCTGCGCGAGCTGGCGGGGCGGGTGGTGTACCGGCTCGCCGGCTACACGCGATGACTCGCGCGGGCCGGCGGGACCAGGGGCGGAGGTCTAGAGCGCGCGATCGGCCGCGACGCGCGCCGTGAGCGCGGGCGCGGCGCGCGAGCTGCCCAGCGACGCGAGGTCGCTGTGCGTCCGCGCGACGTGGATGTCGATCCAGCGCGGGAGCCAGGAGGTGAACCGGACCTCCTGCAGCGCGACGATGCCACGCCGCGTCACGCCGTCCACCAGCTCGTCGAGGTCGGAGAGGAAGCGCTCGTGCTCGTGCGCGTGGCGGGCCAGGCTGCGCGACCCGGCGTCGCGGAGCCGGGCCTCCTCGTCGCGGAACTGCGCCTCGGCGGCGACGCGCAGCAGCTCGAGCCGTGTCACCGCCTCGTCCGTGCGGCCGGCGCGGACGGTCTCTACGAGGCGGTTGGTGCGGTGCAGGAGGTCACGCTGCTTCGCGTCGACCGATTCGATCCCGACCGCGTGACCCGAGTGCCACTGAATCCACATGAGGCGCGCCTCCTGCTGGTGGTGGGCTCCGGTCGCTTCGGAGCCTTCCGAGTGCGAAAGGGATCGTCGGCTTACCACGCGGTGTTCGCGATGCGCGAGGGCGCCCCGTGCGATTTTGACGTCCTGGCCCCGAAGCCCCGTCATCCCGCGGACCTCGCGATCTCGACCGGACGACTCTGCGAATTGATCGATTGTCGAGTCGGAGATGAAGACCGCTCCGCTCGATCTCGTCGATTGTGGCGGGCGGGCGAGCGGGCCATCGGGGTGTAGGACGTACCGTCAAGCACCTTCACTCCCTGCGAGCGACCGTCGGTGAAGCAGGCTTCGGGCTGGGGGCCACGGGCTACTTGCTACGGGCTACGGGCAACAGGAGAGGCGGCCGCTTCCTGGCCTGGAGCCCGTAGCCATTCTCCGGCCGCATCAGCGGAGCGGGTGCAGGTGGTCCAGGACACCGCGCCCGCGTCCCACGGCGTACGAGCGGCGGAGCCCTTCGGTCAGGTACGCCTTCGCCGCGCGGACCGCGTCGAGCGCGCCGTCGCCGAGCGCGAGACGCGCGCAGATGGCCGCGGAGAGGGTGCAGCCGGTGCCGTGAGTGTTCCGCGTCTCGACTCGCGGCGCCGCGAGCTCGACGAGCTCCGTGCCGTCGAAGAAGACGTCCACGGGATCGCCGGAGAGCGCGCCGCCCTTCACGAGCACTGCGCGGGCGCCGAGCGCGCGCAGCTCGCGGGCCGCCGCGCACATGGCGGCGACGTCGCGCACCGGGCGCCCGAGCAGCGCCTCCGCCTCGTGCAGGTTCGGCGTGACGAGCGCGGCGCGGGGAAACAGCCGCTCGACGTAGGCCCGCTCCGCGGCGGCGTCGAGCAGGCGGTCGCCGCTCTTCGCCACCATCACCGGATCCACCACGAGCGGTCCGAGGGGCAGCCGCGCCGCGGCGTCGGCGACCGCCGCGATGATCGCCGCGCTGGCGAGCATCCCGGTCTTCGTGGCCGCGACCGTCATGTCGGTCGCGACCGCCTCGATCTGCGCGACGACCATCGCCGGCTCGAGCGCCACCCAGGCCGTCACGCCCACCGAGTTCTGCGCGGTGACGGCGGTGAGGGCGGAGGTGCCGTGGACGCGGTGCGCGGCGAACGTGCGCAGGTCCGCCTGGATGCCGGCGCCGCCGCCGGAGTCGGAGCCAGCGATGGTGAGGGCGACCTTCATGGCGCGGCAACATAACCGAAACGCCCCGCGCGGGCCCCGCCGGCTGCGCGGCCCACCGGGGGGGCAGGGTGCGGGACGGGGTGCGCCTAACATGCAGCGGTGACGCGCCGCCTCCTCTGCCTGCACGGACACTTCTACCAGCCGCCGCGCGAGAACCCCTGGATCGAGGAGATCGAGGTCCAGGACTCGGCGGAGCCCTTCCACGACTGGAACGAGCGGATCGCCGCCGAGTGCTACGCGCCGAACGGCGCGGCGCGCCTGAAGAGCGCCGAGGACCGCATCGTCGACATCGTCAACAACTACGTTCACCTGTCGTTCAACTTCGGGCCCACGCTGCTCGCGTGGCTCGAGCGGGAGCGGCCCGACGTCCACGCGCGGGTGCTCGAGGCCGACCAGCGGAGCGCCGACCGGCGCGGCCACGGGAACGCGCTCGCGCAGGGCTTCAACCACGCCATCCTCCCGCTCGCCTCGGCGCGCGATCGTCTCACGCAGATCCGCTGGGGCCTCGCCGACTTCCGCCGCCGCTTCGGGCGTGCCCCGGAGGGCTTCTGGCTGCCGGAGACGGCGGCGGACACGCCGACCCTCGAGGTGCTCGCGCAGGAGGGGATCCGCTACACGGTCCTGTCGCCGTACCAGGCGCGCCGGGTGCGGCCGCCGGGCGGCGAGTGGCTCGACGCGACCGGCGCGCGCTTCGACCCGACGCGTCCCTATCGCGTGCGCGCAGGCGATCGCGAGCTGGTGGTGTTCTTCTACGACGGGCACATCGCGCGCGATCTCGCCTTCGGCGAGGCGCTCTCGTCGCCGCAGGCGCTCCTCCGGCGGCTGGAGGGCGGCTTCGATGCCGGCCGCGCGCACGACGAGATCCTCACCATCGCGCTCGACGGCGAGACGCTCGGCCACCACAAGAAGGGCGGCGACGAGGTGCTCGCCGCGGCGCTCCGGCTCCTGGCGCGCCGCGACGACGTCGAGCTCGTCAACCTGGGCCAGGCGCTCGATCGGATCGCGCCGGAGTGGGAGGCGGAGATCGCGGAGGGCTCGTCGTGGAGCTGCGCCCACGGCGTCGAGCGGTGGCGCTCCGACTGCGGCTGCAGCGTCGGAGCCCAGCCCGGCTGGACGCAGGCGTGGCGCGCCCCGCTGCTCGCCGCGCTGCAGGGGCTGCGCGACGCCCTCGCGGACCTGTATCAGCGCGAGGCGGCGAGCCTCCTCGCCGATCCCTGGGGCGCGCGCGATCGCTTCGTCGAGGTGGTGCTCGATCCCGACCGGCGGGAGTCGGAGGAGTTCCTGCGGCGCGAGGCGGGGCGCCCGCTGGCGGGCGACGAGGTGGTGAAGGCGCTGCGGCTCCTCGAGCTGCAGCGCCAGTCCCTGCTCATGTTCACGAGCTGCGGCTGGTTCTTCGCGGAGCTCTCCGGCATCGAGACGGTGCAGGTGATGAAGTACGCGGCCCGCGCCATCCAGCTCGCCCGGGACGCCGCGGGCGTGGACCTCGAGCCCGGCTTCGTCGCGGCGCTCGAGCGCGCCCCCTCCAACGTGGCCGAGCTGGGGGACGGCCGGCGCGTGTACGAGGCGCTGGTGCGGCCGAGCGTCGTGTCCCTGGAGGGCGTCGGCGCGCACCTCGCCATCGCGAGCTCGGTGCGCGAGACGCCGCCCGAGGGGAGGCTGTTCTGCTTCCGCTACCGGCTCGAGGCCGGCCGCAGCGCGCAGTCCGGTCCGGCGACCCTCGCGACCGGACGGCTGCACCTCGAGAGCATGATCACGCGGGAGTCGCTCGACGCGCTCTACTGCGTGGTCCACTTCGGCGCCGCGGACTTCCGGGCGGGCCTCCTGCCGTACCCGGGACCGGAGGCGCACGCGGAGATCGAGCGCGTCCTCTTCGCGAAGCTCGAGCGCATCTCCTTCGCGCGCCTGCTGCGGGAGGTGGATCGCGCATTCCCGGGGCGCGACTACGCCCTGCGCGATCTGTTCCTCGACGAGCGCCGCCGGGTGGCCGACGTGCTGCTCGAGGGCACGATGCGCCGGTACGAGGACGACTACCTGCGGATCTACGACGACAACCGCCGGCTCATCGAGTTCCTGCGCGAGATCGACTCGCCGGTCCCCACGCCGCTGCGGGTGGCGGCCGACGTCACGCTCACGCGCCGCATCCTAGAGATCACCGGACGCGCGCGCGCCGGCGCGCTGCGGATCGAGGAGGGCGAGCGCGAGCTGCTCGCGACCGTGGAGCTCGCGCGCCGCCTGGGGGCCCACTTCGACGTGGTGGCCGTGCGCCGCGAGGTCGAGGCGCTCGTGCGGATGCGCCTCGACGCGCTCGTCGCCGGCCACTCCGCCTCGCAGCGGGCCGTCGAGCTCGTCGGGATCCTGGACCTCGCCCGGCGGGTCGGGCTGTGGCTCGACCTGTGGGAGCCCCAGAACCAGTTCTGGGCCTGGGCCGGCAACCCCGGGATCACCCTGGATCGCGAGAAGACGGCCGCGCTCGCGTCGCGGCTCTGGTTCGACGAGCGCACCGTCCTGCAGCGCGCAGGCTACGCCCCGCCCCAGCCCGAGCCGTCCCCCGCGCCGCCGCGCCTCGCCTAGCCCGATCACCGGCGCGCTCCACCCCGCCCTGGGCATCCCGGGCCGCCGCGCCGCGTCACCGCCCGGGGCGGCGCCGACGCCGACGGCGCGCGCGATTCCGGGGAGGGGGCCTTGCGGACGGGCCCCACGACTCGGCTAGCATGATCGCTTCGCCTTCGCCGGCTGTGGCGCCCACCTCTCGGGGGCGACCGATCCCGTCAGACCGATGATCCCGCCGCGATCCATCGCGCGCGCACGAGAGGTGTACCCATGGCCCCCGAACTGGAAGGGAAGCTCCCCGATCTCACCGAGGCGCAGCGCGCGGCGATCAGCGCGCTCTCCAAGGACGACGCGGTCATCGCGGCGCCGGTCTGGCTCGCCCAGCGCGCCCACGTCCCGAACGACGCCATCGAGCGGCAGTTCGCGTCGCAGGACCCCGACGGCTTCTGGCGCGAGAAGGCCAAGCTCGTCGACTGGATGAAGCCGTTCGAGCAGGTGACGCGCTTCGAGCCGCCCCGCCACGAGTGGTTCGTCGGCGGCAAGCTCAACGCGACGGTGAACTGCATCGACCGCCACGTCTTCGGCGATCGGCGCCTCAAGGCGGCGCTGATCTGGGTCGGCGAGGACGGCGAGGAGCACACGTACACGTACAACCGGCTGTACCGGGAGGTGAACCGCTTCGCGAACGCGCTCAAGAAGCTGGGCGTGAGGAAGGGCGACCGCGTCCTCCTGTACATGCCGCTCACGCCGGAGGGGATCATCTCGATGCTCGCGTGCGCGCGCATCGGCGCGATCCACTCGGTGGTGTTCGCCGGGATGGGGACGCAGGCGCTGCGCAGCCGCATCGAGGACTGCGCCGCCAAGGTGGTCGTCTGCTCCGACTACACCTACCGCCGCGGCAAGAAGGTGCCGCTCAAGCCGACGGTCGACGAGGCGGTGCGCGACCTCTACGGCGTCGAGCACGTCATCGTGCACCGGCGCGGCTCGCGGCCGGGCGACGCGCCGTTCACCTTCGAGTCCGAGCGCGAGCACGACTTCTACGACATCCAGGACGGGCACGCGATCCACTGCCCGCCCGAGCCGATGGACTCGGAGGATCCGCTCTTCATCCTCTACACCTCCGGCACCACCGGGAAGCCGAAGGGCGTGGTCCACACCACGGGCGGCTACCTCGTCGGCACGACCTACCTGGCGCGCGCGTACTACCAGATCACGGACAGTGACATCTACTGGTCCACCTCCGACATCGGCTGGATCGTGGGCCACTCGTTCATCGTCTACGGGCCGCTGTCGGCGGGGGCGACCATCTTCACGCGCGAGGGCGTCCCGGACTACCCGTCGCCGGACGTCACCTGGGAGCTCTGCGAGCGGTACGGCGTGAACGTCATGTTCACCGCGCCGACCGCCGTCCGCATGTGGATGAGCCACGGGGGTGACGCGCCGTCCCGCTACGACCTCCAGAAGCTGCGGCTCATCGCCTGCGCGGGCGAGCCGCTCAACCCCGAGGCGCACCGCTGGGCCCAGGCGAACCTGGTCGGCCAGTCGAAGGGCATGGTGGTCGACAACTGGTGGCAGACCGAGATCGCCGCGCCGGTGCTGGGGACGCTGCCCACGTTCGACGCGCGGCCGGGCAAGGTCGGCAAGCCGGTGCCGGGCGCCGACGTGGCAGTCGTGGACGCGGCGGGCAAGCCCGTGTCGGACGGGGAGGGCGGGCTGCTCGTGATCCGCAAGCCGCTCCCCTACATGCTCCGCACCATCTGGAACGACCACGCGCGCTACGAAAAGTACTGGTCGCAGATCCCCGGCGTGTACACGGCAGGTGACATCGCGGTGCGCGACCGCGACGGCTACTTCGCCGTGCTCGGCCGCGCCGACGACGTGATGAACGTCGCCGGCCACCGCATCGGCACCGCCGACGTGGAGTCCGCGCTGCTGCGCCACCCTGCCGTCGCCGAGAGCGCCGTCATCGGCCTCCCGGACCCGGTGAAGGGCGAGAAGATCAAGGCGTTCGTCGTGCTCCGCAAGGGCGTCCCCCAGGGGCCGGGCCTCGTCGCCTCGCTGAAGGACCACGTGCGCCAGGACCTCGGCCCGATCGCGACCCCGGCCGACGTCGAGCTCCGCGCCTCGCTCCCGAAGACGCGCTCCGGCAAGATCATGCGCCGCCTCCTGAAGGCCGTGGAGATGGGGCAGGATCCGGGCGACGTCTCGACCATGGCGGACTGACGGCCGCCCAAGGTCCGGGACGGCGAGGGAGAGGAGCCGCACGGAAGGGAGGCTTCAGGCCACGGCCTAAGGGCTACAGGAGCGGCTCGCAAGGCGGCCGTTCCCGAAGCCTGGAGCCCGTAGCCTGTCTCATCTCCGGCCGTTCGTCTCGAGCGCAGGGTGCCCACCGCGCACCGGCAGTCGAGGAACCACATCGGCCCCGCCCGCCTCACCCTCGGCGGGCGGGAGCCGCGTCGCTCCCGGCCGGGCCCCCGTGTAGAATCCGCGCGCCCGGCGGCTCCTCGCCGGCGCGGCACGGAGGCGCGAGGCGCATGACGAAGACGGAGAGGACGGTCGCCCTGTACGTGGCGGCGAGCATCGCGGGCGCGATCGCGCTCGCGCTCCTCCAGGCGGTCGCGGGCGGCGTGCTCGCGCGCGCCCTGGATCTCTCCGAGGAGTCCGTGTGGCGCGGCCTCGGCGTCGCGCGGTTCGCCCTGTTCAAGCTCGGGCTCTTCTTCGCCGTGTTCGGGGTGCTCTGGTTCGTGCTCCGGGGCGAGAGCGTCTCCCGGCGCGTGGGCGTGGGGCTCCTCGCCACCGCCGTGCTCGGCTGGATCGCGAAGGAGCTCGTGTTCGAGGATCGCGCCCTCGCGGCGCTCTACGTGCTGCTCGGGCTCGCGGCGACGCTCGCGTCCGCCTTCGAGGAGTGGCGCCGCTGGGCGGCCGCCGGCGTCCTCGGGCTCGTCGTCGCCGCCACGGCGCTGGCCTCGCAGGGCGACTCGCTCGTCGAGGGCCGGAACTTCTTCGCCGCCATCGTGGTGGGCGTGCTGTTCTGCGCGCCCGCCATCGCGTGGGTGACGGCGACCGGCGAGGCGGTGGAGCGGGCGGGGACGGCGCTCGACCGCTGAGGCGACGCCTGCGCGGGCAGCGGGCTCGGGTGACGTCGAG includes:
- a CDS encoding sodium:solute symporter; translated protein: MTSWVYVGIVVAYVAVMIGVGWLAMRRTRDVHDFFIGGRSLGPWMSAFAYGTTYFSAVLFIGYAGKLGWAFGIHTLWIVLGNTVVGTILAWKVLAGRTREMTARLDAITMPQFLAARYGCRGLQIAAALVVFVFLVPYSASVLMGLSYLFEMTLHIRYETALYLLTAITAVYLVMGGYFAVAVSDFVRGIVEFAGVMAMVWLLAHRPEAGGFLEATRRLLGDPATMAPGLVAVKQVGAGTPLGVAVPGWLTLAALVLITSLGPWALPQMVQKFYSIRSRADVTRALVIAGVFALFMAFGAYYSGALTHLRYGARLPPELVGPSGPIWDKIMPHFITTSGLPEALVLVIVLMVFSASMSSLSSLVLVSSSALGIDLYGALAGQGRTPRHQMAVLRALCAVFVGLSLVIALAKPAVIVNLMVMSWGTLSAVFLAPFVYGLFWRRANRAGAWAAIVAGLATALVLFPAWGGDGVPLAGAIATLLPLAVLPAVSLLTGAPEASRVARAFGDADPAAAAASDRDAEGGRRVAG
- a CDS encoding tryptophanase, which translates into the protein MADMLARLHTPAGDHFMPSTIFEPFRIKSVEPIRMTTREERARLLEQAKLNPFHLRAEDVLLDFLTDSGTGAMSARQWAALIEGDESYAGARSFFRFEEAVRDLTGYPHVIPTHQGRAAERILFSVATKPGDVVPSNTHFDTTRANLEYDGVEPLDLVIPEGLEPRTRHPFKGNIDLGRVERLLAEKGERVPFGMITLTNNSGGGQPVSLENVRAYAALLRAHGKPLVLDACRFAENAMFVKLREPGQSERTPREIARELFSLADGCLVSAKKDGLANIGGFIALRDERWVEAARNLLILTEGFPTYGGLAGRDLEAIAVGLEEVLHEDYLRYRLRTAEYLGEKLLRGGVAIVEPTGGHAVYLDARSFLPHLAAADYPAWALSLALYLEGGIRGVEIGSVMFGKRLDDGTETYHPLELVRLAFPRRVYTQSHFDYAAEVILELKARARDVRGVRFARQARYLRHFTAEFRWA
- a CDS encoding YdcF family protein — its product is MFLALSKTLDLAVAPLTWALALLLCAALLHRRARAAWTLGLAAAGVLVVFSLAPVANGLQRFVERGAERTFRPGAVYDAAIVLSGQVDEAASRASGELELDAAADRVVRGLELWRAGRVRRLLLSGGPPAAVPGEPSEAERLRDALVRWGVPAAAILVDPQSRNTRENAIASAHLAAEHGLRSLLLVTSAAHAPRALGCFRAVGLSPDVLPVDRRTGPSGSWLPRAGALEQSTAVLRELAGRVVYRLAGYTR
- a CDS encoding bacteriohemerythrin, encoding MWIQWHSGHAVGIESVDAKQRDLLHRTNRLVETVRAGRTDEAVTRLELLRVAAEAQFRDEEARLRDAGSRSLARHAHEHERFLSDLDELVDGVTRRGIVALQEVRFTSWLPRWIDIHVARTHSDLASLGSSRAAPALTARVAADRAL
- the thiD gene encoding bifunctional hydroxymethylpyrimidine kinase/phosphomethylpyrimidine kinase, whose product is MKVALTIAGSDSGGGAGIQADLRTFAAHRVHGTSALTAVTAQNSVGVTAWVALEPAMVVAQIEAVATDMTVAATKTGMLASAAIIAAVADAAARLPLGPLVVDPVMVAKSGDRLLDAAAERAYVERLFPRAALVTPNLHEAEALLGRPVRDVAAMCAAARELRALGARAVLVKGGALSGDPVDVFFDGTELVELAAPRVETRNTHGTGCTLSAAICARLALGDGALDAVRAAKAYLTEGLRRSYAVGRGRGVLDHLHPLR
- a CDS encoding DUF3536 domain-containing protein, whose product is MTRRLLCLHGHFYQPPRENPWIEEIEVQDSAEPFHDWNERIAAECYAPNGAARLKSAEDRIVDIVNNYVHLSFNFGPTLLAWLERERPDVHARVLEADQRSADRRGHGNALAQGFNHAILPLASARDRLTQIRWGLADFRRRFGRAPEGFWLPETAADTPTLEVLAQEGIRYTVLSPYQARRVRPPGGEWLDATGARFDPTRPYRVRAGDRELVVFFYDGHIARDLAFGEALSSPQALLRRLEGGFDAGRAHDEILTIALDGETLGHHKKGGDEVLAAALRLLARRDDVELVNLGQALDRIAPEWEAEIAEGSSWSCAHGVERWRSDCGCSVGAQPGWTQAWRAPLLAALQGLRDALADLYQREAASLLADPWGARDRFVEVVLDPDRRESEEFLRREAGRPLAGDEVVKALRLLELQRQSLLMFTSCGWFFAELSGIETVQVMKYAARAIQLARDAAGVDLEPGFVAALERAPSNVAELGDGRRVYEALVRPSVVSLEGVGAHLAIASSVRETPPEGRLFCFRYRLEAGRSAQSGPATLATGRLHLESMITRESLDALYCVVHFGAADFRAGLLPYPGPEAHAEIERVLFAKLERISFARLLREVDRAFPGRDYALRDLFLDERRRVADVLLEGTMRRYEDDYLRIYDDNRRLIEFLREIDSPVPTPLRVAADVTLTRRILEITGRARAGALRIEEGERELLATVELARRLGAHFDVVAVRREVEALVRMRLDALVAGHSASQRAVELVGILDLARRVGLWLDLWEPQNQFWAWAGNPGITLDREKTAALASRLWFDERTVLQRAGYAPPQPEPSPAPPRLA
- the acs gene encoding acetate--CoA ligase; amino-acid sequence: MAPELEGKLPDLTEAQRAAISALSKDDAVIAAPVWLAQRAHVPNDAIERQFASQDPDGFWREKAKLVDWMKPFEQVTRFEPPRHEWFVGGKLNATVNCIDRHVFGDRRLKAALIWVGEDGEEHTYTYNRLYREVNRFANALKKLGVRKGDRVLLYMPLTPEGIISMLACARIGAIHSVVFAGMGTQALRSRIEDCAAKVVVCSDYTYRRGKKVPLKPTVDEAVRDLYGVEHVIVHRRGSRPGDAPFTFESEREHDFYDIQDGHAIHCPPEPMDSEDPLFILYTSGTTGKPKGVVHTTGGYLVGTTYLARAYYQITDSDIYWSTSDIGWIVGHSFIVYGPLSAGATIFTREGVPDYPSPDVTWELCERYGVNVMFTAPTAVRMWMSHGGDAPSRYDLQKLRLIACAGEPLNPEAHRWAQANLVGQSKGMVVDNWWQTEIAAPVLGTLPTFDARPGKVGKPVPGADVAVVDAAGKPVSDGEGGLLVIRKPLPYMLRTIWNDHARYEKYWSQIPGVYTAGDIAVRDRDGYFAVLGRADDVMNVAGHRIGTADVESALLRHPAVAESAVIGLPDPVKGEKIKAFVVLRKGVPQGPGLVASLKDHVRQDLGPIATPADVELRASLPKTRSGKIMRRLLKAVEMGQDPGDVSTMAD